Within Oreochromis niloticus isolate F11D_XX unplaced genomic scaffold, O_niloticus_UMD_NMBU tig00007942_pilon, whole genome shotgun sequence, the genomic segment GCCCACCAGCtacatctctttctccttcatcAAGTGGGCAATTTACACAGGCAATTTAAACTGCCATTACAACACCGGTCACGATTTTTAGCCTCCTGTATAGCCCTGAGCCCCAAAACTTGTGAGCCCACACATCTGTATAcgttaaataaatacaaaagttaaaaaacaaaatactaaatgaaaatgaatacgCCTTAACCTTTTATTCGAGtattcattttcttctctctctcttttttttaaaaaaaaaagacgcttattacagtttttctcgattgcttAAACACTATAACCAGGCCTCTAAACTAAAATTTCAAAACCATAAACGCTATTGGTCAAAAAGCTCACCCATTTCCCTGAACTATAAACACTATTCCCTGCTTTGACACATGACTCAAATTTGGTGAACTGGtactgcaaaactctacacacaaatccctacattttacagtgcttaCACCATGTAGTCATGTAGAAAGCACTAGCATGCAATAATGTTAACTTAAGTCAGCATAGCTTGAGCCCAATTAGCACACAATTAACCAGGTGGAAACACTAGGAGTCAAAATTTAGCACACACCAATCAGAACCTGCGATGGATAGATAAAAGGGCCAAAGTCAGCTCATTCAGGTTTGAAACAATGGATCCAAAGAGATgcaaaggaagaggacgtggtggagaaagaggacgtggtgaaagaggaggacgtggtggagaaagaggacgtggtgaaggaggaggacgtggtggagaaagaggacgtggtgaaagaggaggacgtggtggagaaagaggacgtggtgaaagaggaggacgtggtggagaaagaggacgtggtgaaggaggaggatgtggtggagaaagaggacatggtgaaagaggaggacgtggtggaagaggaggaggaggtggtgaaggaggtggaggtggagaacGACGGCGACAAGGAAGGGGAAGAGCAAGGGCACGAAGACAGTCAGTCTCGGATGAAATTCGAGCCACTTTAGTTGACCATGTCCTTGTCCATGGGATGACTATGAGGGAGGCTGGGCAACGAGtacaaccaaatttgagtcgcTTCACTGTTGCCTCCATCATCAGAACCTTCAGGGAGGAAAACAGGTAGGTGTACTTGCAGTAAGACTGCTTTGTACAGTAACGTTTAAGTTACTGAATTTATGTGTCTTGAGTTTCAGTATGtttccattattttcctgtaaaatgAATGTGTGACAGTTACAGTAATGAGTGCTTCTATTTTTGTAGGACACAGAGACGACCACCTGGTGGAGGCAGGTTAAAGCTTTTGTCGGAGGAGCAAGAGAGGGAACTTGTAAACATGGTAATTGCAAATAATGTAATCCGCCTGCAAGAGATTCAAAGGAGAGTGATTGAGGATGATCATCTTTTTCGAGGCATAAATGCCATCAGCCTCTCCACAATTGACCGCATCCTCCGAAAGAATCAATTCCGGATGAAACAGGCATACCGAGTCCCTTTCGAACGAAACTCTGACAGAGTGAAAAACCAACGTGTGGAATATGTTCAGGTATGAGTTTTGATACTGTATAAGGTATTGTGTACCATCACAGCATGGCAGTTTATGCTGCCATCTCAGCACTCTTGAACTTTGGTTCAGGGTACCGATTGACTCTACTGTGTTATGTGTTTTGCAGAGAATCTTTGAGATTGAAGGACGGCCTGTTCCCCATGAAATGATCTTTGTGGATGAGGCAGGTTTTAACCTgaccaaaagaaggaaaagggggaggaaCATAATTGGCCATCGGGCTATTGTAAATGTCCCTGGTCAGCGTGGGGGGAATGTCACTATGTGCGCAGCCATCAGCCAACGAGGGGTACTCCACCGCCATGCCGTACTAGGACCCTATAACACTATGCTTCTCCTTGCTTTTCTTGATGGTTTAAGACAACATATGTTCCAGCTGGACTACAGGGAACCAGCACAGCCAGAGCAGCCTCACTACGTTGTTGTGTGGGATAACGTCAGCTTCCATCGCGCTGCTCTGGTTCGTGACTGGTTTACCAATAACCCAAGGTTTTCTAATATCTTTCTGCCTGCATACTCCCCCTTTCTAAACCCGATAGAGGAGTTATTTTCGGCATGGCGGTGGAAAGTGTATGACCGAGAACCTTATGTCCGTGTTCACCTCCTTCAGGCCATGGAAGAGGCCTGCCTAGACATATCAGTAGATGCATGCCAGGGGTGGATCAGGCATGCAAGAGGATTTTACCCCCGCTGCCTGGCTGGGGCCAATATAGCCtgtgatgtggatgagattcTCTGGCCTGACCCAGACCAAAGACAAGATGCTGTGGTGGGATAATGTTTCTGGTGTGTGTTGTACTGTATAGTACATGAATGACAATGTGCCACTGTACATACATTGGTTGCgtcttttgtgtttatcatgTGACAAGGGTTTTGAAGGGGAGAACCATAAGCAACCTAATTGTTTTGGAACTATTGTTTTGAATTAATTGTACCAGTGTGCAAAACTctgttgtagtgtgtgtgtttttgagggcTTGTGTTTGATGTCTGAGGGCAAAGTTCGGTTTTTCAGCAGGAGTGAATAGTTTTGGGTGTAGAGCTTCATTTTGACCTGGAAATAGGATGTTTGGGGAATTGAGTGA encodes:
- the LOC109199970 gene encoding uncharacterized protein LOC109199970; the protein is MTMREAGQRVQPNLSRFTVASIIRTFREENRTQRRPPGGGRLKLLSEEQERELVNMVIANNVIRLQEIQRRVIEDDHLFRGINAISLSTIDRILRKNQFRMKQAYRVPFERNSDRVKNQRVEYVQRIFEIEGRPVPHEMIFVDEAGFNLTKRRKRGRNIIGHRAIVNVPGQRGGNVTMCAAISQRGVLHRHAVLGPYNTMLLLAFLDGLRQHMFQLDYREPAQPEQPHYVVVWDNVSFHRAALVRDWFTNNPRFSNIFLPAYSPFLNPIEELFSAWRWKVYDREPYVRVHLLQAMEEACLDISVDACQGWIRHARGFYPRCLAGANIACDVDEILWPDPDQRQDAVVG